The genomic interval CGCCGTGCGGGTCGCGGTCGTAGAGGATGCCGTACCGGCGGAGCCGTTGCGCGGTCTCCTCGTCGAGACCGAACCGGGCGACCAGGTCGGCGTAGTAGTTGTCGGAGATTCGCAGTGTGGCGGCGCCGAGCCGGTCGAGCGCGGCGGCGGTACCGAAGATGTCGTCGGTGCCGAAGGCGACGTGCTGCGGATCGGCCACGGACGGCGCCCAGTCACCGCGCCGGAGCACGGCGACGGTGAGGGCGAGCCGGACCGCGCGCCCCGGGTCGGTGAAACCCCGGGAGCGCATCAGCCCGAACGGTGCGGCGTACTCCTCGGTACCGAGCCGGGCGAGCCCGAGCACCGAGCGGTAGAAGAGGCCCGCCTCGTCGAAGTGGTCGAAGGGCTGGGTCAGCCCGAGGTGGTCGGTGGCGACGAGTCCGACGCCCTCGGCGACCTCGTTTCCGGTCGGCAGGAAGTCGGCCCGCCAGCCGTCGTCGGGTTCGGCGAGGAAGACCGAGGTACCGTCCGGGGCGGCGATCGCCGCCAACTCGGCCTCGGCCGGGCCACGGCGCCGGGGCAGTACCGGCGCGTGCAGCGCCGCGGCCCGGTCGACGCCGCGGTGCGGATCCGTGGTGGTCAGCGCGAACGCGCTGATCGCGGCGGTGCCGGACGCCTGTGGGCGGGTCACCGCGCTGTTCAGCACCACCCGGCAGCCGCCCTGTTCCCAGAGCTGGACCGGCTTGGAACGGTGCTGCCCGGTGTGCGTGAAGCCGAGCCCCCGGAGCACGTCCTGAAGGAGCGGGCCGGACCGGCCGTCGACGGCGAACTCGGTGAAGGCGTGCCCGGTCAGCCCGGGTGCCACCGGTAGTCGGCGTGGCTGCCGGTTCGACCGCCCGGTCGGGTGCAGGCCGTCCTCCAGGTAGACCAGGGAGCGCATCGCGTCGACGGCGGTACGGGCAGGGTCGGACTGCCGGAAGACGTCGTTGAAGACCTCCAGGGAGAGCGGTCCGGCGTACCCGGCGGAGAGCACGAGCCGGACGAAGCCCGCCAGGTCGAACGCGCCCTGTCCGGGGAAGAGCCGGTGGTGCCGGCTCCACTGCAACACGTCCATCCGCAGCTGCGGCGCGTCGGCCAGTTGCAGGAAGAAGATCTTGCCCGGGGTGATCCCGGCGATGCCGGCCGGGTCGACCTCCCGGGACAGCACGTGGAACGAGTCCAGGCAGAGGCCGAGCGCCGGATGGTCTGCCCGGTCGACGATCCGCCAGGCGTGGTCCCAGGTGGAGACGTGCCGCCCCCAGGCCAGGGCCTCGTAGGCGATCCGGATCCCCCGGGCGGCGGCCCGGTCGGCCAGCAGCCGGAGTTGCTCGGCGGCCAGCCCGTCGTCGTCGACCGCCGCCGGCGCCACCGACGAGCAGACCAGCAGGGTGTCGGCACCGAGGTCGGTCATCACGTCGAACTTGTGCTCGGCCCGGGTCAGATTGGCCCGCAGCAGGTCGGCCGGCACCGCCTCGAAGTCCCGGAACGGCTGGTACAGCTCGATGGTGAGCCCCAGGTCGGCGCAGCGGGCGCGTACCTCGGCCGGCGACCACGCCGAGACCACCAGGTCGTTCTCGAAGAGTTCGATGCCGTCGAAGCCGGCCGCCGCGGCGGCGGCGATCTTGTCTTCGAGGGTGCCGGAGAGGCAGACCGTCGCGACGGCCCGGCGCAGGGTACGGCCCGGGCCGGTGCCGGCCGGCGGAGTCGGGGCGGAACTGCGGCTGCTGGTCATGGCGTACCTCTCCCGGGGGTGTGCGGTCGGCGGCGACGCTCCGGGGCGCGGTGGTCAGCGGCGGCGGAGGTAGCCGGTGACCATCTCGGCGAGCATGGTCCGGTAGTGCTGGCGGCTGGTGGCGGCGAGCAGGTCCCGGTCGAACAGCGCGGCGAAGGTGTGCCGGTTGGCGACCCGGAAGAAACAGAAGGCGCTGATCATCATGTGTACGTCGAGAGCGTCCACGTCGGAGCGGAACGTCCCGGCCCGCTGCCCGCGCTCCAGTACGCCGCGCAGCAGGTCGACCGCGGAGCTGTTCAGGTCGACCAGCCGGGCGACGTGGGTCATGTGCTCGGCCTGCTGGGCGTTCTCCACCCCGACCAGCTTGATGAAGGCCGGATGCGCCTCGTGGTGGTCGAAGGTGACCTCGGCGAGGCGCCGGATCGCGGCCACCGGCTCCAGGTGGTCGACGTCGACGCTCCGCTCGGCGGCCCGGATCTCGCCGTACGCGCGCTCCAGGACGGCGAGATAGAGCTGCTCCTTGCCGCCGAAGTAGTAGTAGATCATTCGTTTGGTGGTGCGGGTGCGGGCGGCGATCTCGTCGACCCGGGCGCCGCTGTAGCCCCGGTTGGCGAACTCGTCGGTGGCGACGTCGATGATGTCGGTCCGAGTGCGTTCCGCGTCGCGCCGCCGCTCGGCGGCCGGGGTCGCGCCCCGGTCGGGCCCCGCCTCGGCGGCCGGTGCCGCCCGCAGAGTCATCGCCTCGTCCCTCCGGATGTCCGTCATCGGACCAGTGTGCCGTGCCCCCGGTGTGCCCTTGACAGGCCCGACGCCGAGGCGGATAACTAACGTACCAGTTCGTACATTAGCTGACGCCGGTCCCGGCCGACGGCACCTGCCGGTCCGGACCGCGCCGGAACAGGACGGGAGCACCATGCGGACCTGCCGCTACGGGTTGGTCGGAGCGGGCATCGACGCGTCGCTGTCGCCGGCACTGCACGAGACCGAGGGCCGGCACCACGGCCTCGACCTGTCGTACTCGCTGCTCGACGTCGACCGGCCGGAGACCCCGGCCGAGCTGCGCCGGCTGCTGGACGACGCCGAGGCGGCCGGGTTCGCCGGGCTGAACATCACCCATCCGTTCAAGCAACAGGTGATCGAGCTGCTCGACCGGCTCGCCCCACCGGCCGACGACATCGGCGCGGTCAACACGGTCGTCTTCCGGGACGGACGGCGGATCGGCTACAACACCGACGCCTACGGGTTCACCGAGTCGTTCCGGCTCGGACTGCCCGGTGCCGCCACCGGCCGGGTCGTGCAGCTCGGGGCCGGCGGTGCCGGCGCCGCCTGCGCGTACGCCCAGCTGGCGGCCGGGGTCGGGCAGCTCACCGTGGTCGACCCCGACCCGGACCGGCGCGGTCTGCTCGCGGAGACCCTGAGCATGCGGTTCGACACCGAGCGGATCGCGGTGGCCGACCCGGCGGAGCTGCCGGCCGCCGTCGGCGCCGCCGACGGGCTGGTCAACACCAGCCCGGTCGGCATGCGGACGCATCCGGGGGTACCGCTGCCGGTCGAGCTGCTGCACCCCGGCCTGTGGGTGCTGGACGTCATCTACATGCCGGTGCAGACCGAACTGCTCGCCGCCGCCCGGGCGGCCGGCCTGCGGGCGGTGGGTGGCACCGGGATGTGCGTCTTCCAGGCCGCCGCCGCGTTTCAACTGTTCACCGGTCGGACGCCGGACACCGGCCGGATGCTGCGACACCTCGACAGGCTGCTCGCCGGGCGAGCCCGGCACGCCGCCTGAACCGGTGCCGCGCGGTCACCCCCGCGCGGCGCCTCCGCACCACCGGCCGTCCGACCGGGACGGTCCACACCCCCCACACCCCACACCACCCCCGGAGTATCCGATGAGCCGACAGGCGACCACCCCCGACAGCGCCGTACCCCCCGACGACCCGGTCACCCGCGAGCTGCCCGAACCGATGCCCCTGCGCCGGATGGTCGGCCCCGGCGTGGTGGCGGTCGGCATCGGGATGGCCGCCGGGGAACTCATCCTCTGGCCGTACCTCACCGCACTCGGCGGGCTCGGCCTGCTCTGGCTGGCCATCGCCACCCTCGCCGTCCAGTTCGTCATCAACATGGAGATCGAGCGGTACACCCTGGCCAGCGGCCAGACCGTCGTCGCCGGGTTCTCCCGCTGGTGGAAGGGCTGGGGCATCCTCATCTGCCTCGCCGGAGCCTTCCAGTACGTCTGGCCCGGCTGGGCCACCAGCGGCTCCGCCGTCTTCACCTATCTGGTCGGCGGCGGAGACGCGGTCTGGATCACCGTCGGCGTGCTCGTCGCCATCGGCGTACTGCTCTCGGTCTCCAAGGTGGTCTACCGGACCGTCGAGCGGGTCGAGATGGTCAAGGTCGCCCTCACGCTCTTCTTCCTGGCCGTGGTGGTGGTCTTCGTGATCTCCCTGAGTACCTGGGGCGAGGGCGCGAAGGAGACGGTCGTCGGCTTCGGGCAGATCCCGGCCGGGATCACCTTCACCATGCTGCTCAGCGCGATCGGCGCCGCCGGGGCCGGTGGCGTGCACAACCTGGTGCTGAGCAACTGGATCCGCGACAAGCGGTACGGGATGGGCGCGCACGTACCCCGGCTCATCTCGCCGATCACCGGCCAGGAGGAGGCCGCCGGCTCGGACCGGTACGCCTTCCCGCAGGACGAGGGGAGCCTGGCCCGCTGGGCGACCTGGTGGAAGCGGGCCAACATCGAGCACTTCTTCACCTTCGCGCTGGTCTGCTTCGTGACCATCACGATCATGTGCCTGCTCGCCTACCAGACCCTCTTCGGCCGGGAGGATCTGACGAACGACCCGTCGTTCCTGCGGATCGAGGGGGACGTACTGGCGTCCGAGGTCGGCGCCTGGCTCAAGCCGCTCTTCTTCGCGATCGCCGTGGTGTCGCTCTGGGCCGCCGCGATGGGGCTGCTGGACGTGATCGGCCGGGTGGCCAGCGACTTCCTTCGGCGCAACTACCTCACCGCCTCGACCCGGTGGACCGAGGCCCGGCTCTATCTCGCGGTGGTCTGGGCCGAGATCGTCCTCGGCTCGATCATCCTGCTCGCCGGCTTCAGCCAACCGCTCGGCCTGCTGATCATCTCCACCTGCGCGGCCTCGGTGGTCACCCTGCTCTACTCGATCCTGCTGGTCCGGCTCAACATCCGGGACCTGCCGACGGCCATCCGCCTGCGCGGCTGGCGGCTCGGCGGCATGCTGGCGGCGATCGGCTTCTACGGCTTCTTCGCCGTCGCGATGGTGGTCACCCAACTCCAGCGGCTCTGACGCGGCCCGGTGCTGCCGGCCCTCGCCGGGTCGGCATCACCGGTCACGTGCGCAGCGTCCAGGTGCTGGGCCAGGTCGCCGGGGCTCAGCCGAGCGCCCCGGCCACCACCTTCAGGTCGTCGACCAGGCCGGCGTAGGCGGCGTCCCGGTCGTCGGCGCGGAGCACCGCCGAGGGGTGGATGGTGGCGACCAGCCGGGTCGGCGCGACCGTCTCCCGCTCGCCGGTCGGCCCGACCGGTACCTTGGCGAAGTCCTGCGGCCGCTGCGCCGACTCCGGCCAGGGCAGGAGTACGCCCCGGGACTGGGTGACCCGGAACGAGGGGCCGAGCAGCGCCTTGGCCGCCGTCGCGCCGAGCACGACCACCACCTCGGGGTGCAGCCGGGCGAACTCGGCGACCAGCCAGGGCCGGCAGGCGACGATGTGCACCCGGTCCGGCGTCTTGTGCAGCCGGCGCTTGCCGCGCATCTCGAAGCGGAAGTGCTTGACCGCGTTGGTGATGTAGAGCTGCGCCGGGTCGATGCCGGCCTCGTCCACCGCCCGCCGCAGCAGGTGCCCGGCCGGCCCGACGAACGGCAGTCCCTTCTGGTCCTCCATGTCGCCGGGCTGCTCGCCGACGAAGACCACCCGGGCCTGCTCGTCACCCCGGCCGAAGACCGTCTGGGTGGCGTCCCGGTACAGCTCGCAGCCCCGGCAGCCGCCGGCCGCGTCGCGCAGCTCGGCCAGGCTGCCGGCGTCGGGCGGGATGAACTCCTGCGCTCCGGGCGCGGTCTCCGTCTCAGGCATAGCGCATGTTCTACCCCGTATCCCCGGGGTCACGCACTCAGGGTGGCCGGCGTGGCGGGCGCGGCGGCCCGGGCCAGGGCGTCGGCCAGCGGCGCGATGTCGGCCTCGGCGAGCGGGCTGACCGTGATCCGGATTCCCGGCCCGCTGGCCAACCGGAACAGCGAGCCGGGCGCCACCACGTAGCCGGCGTCGCGGAGCACCGCGACCGCCCGGGTCTCGTCGGGTACCGGCAGCCAGACGTTGATCCCGGTACGGCCGTACCCGCTCAGCCCGCGCTCGGCGAGGGCGGCGTGCAGCGCGGCGACCCGTCCGGCGTAGCTGTCCCGGGCCACCGCGATCCGCTCGGCGACCGCCGGGTCCCGCCACAGCGCCAGGGTGAGCCGTTGCAGCAGCGTGGAGACCCAGCCGGAGCAGACCCGGAGCCGGCCCGCCACCCGGGCGACGGTCACCTCGTCCCCGGCGAGCACGGCGAGCCGCAGGTCCGGCCCGTACGGCTTGCTGGCCGAGCGGACGAAGGCCCAGTTCCGGGTGGCGCCGGCCAGGGTGTGCAGCGGCTCGACGGCCAGTTCGGCGGCGTGGTCGTCCTCGATCAGCAGCACGTCGGGGTGGTCGGCCAGCACCGTCCGCAGCTCCGCCGCCCGCTGCGCGCTGACCGCCGCCCCGGTCGGGTTCTGTGCCCGGCTGGTCACCAGCACCGCCCGGGCTCCGGCGGCCAGCGCGGCGCGCAGCCCGGCCGGGGTGGGGCCGGCCTCGTCGACCGGCATCGGCACCGCCCGCATCCCGAGCGTGGCGACCAGGTCGATGGTGTTGGCCCAGCCGGGATCCTCGATCGCGACCGCGTCACCCGCGCTCAGGTTGCCGACCAGCAGCCGCTCGATGCCGTCCGACGCGCCGCCGGTGACCGTGACCGCCTCCGCCGGCACCCCGTCGGCGACCAGCCGCCTGCGGGCCGCGTCGACGAGTTCCGGGAGCACGCCGCCGTCCCGGTAGTTGACCGCCGCGGCGGTGGTCTCGGCCAGCGCGGCCAGGTGCGGCCCGATCGGCGGGAGCAGCCCGGGATCGGGTTCGCCGACCGAGAGGTCGAGCGCGCCGGGCGGCGCGGGCAGCCGCAGTGCGGCGCGGCGGCCGCCGACCGGCGGCTTCGGCCGGATCCGGGTGCCGTTGCGGCCGGCGGTCTCCACCACCCCGCGCTGGCGCAGTCCCTGGTACGCCTTGGCGACCGTCGCCGGGCTGACCCCGAGCCGCTGGGCGAGGGCCCGGACGGCGGGCAGCGCGGCTCCGGCCGGCAGCTCCCCGGTCCGGACGCCCGTCTCCACGCTGGCCGATATCGCGGCTGCCGTCGTACCGGCGACCTGATAATGTGCTGTCACAGTTCTGTGATTGTACTATAACAAAAGGGTGGACGCCAGATGGCCGATCAGACGCATCCGAACGGCGCCGCAGAGACCTACCGGCAGACCCCACGGAGCACCGCCAGCCGCGACCGGTCGAGGATGGACTACCGGCGCGACTCCGCACACGAACTGCTCGACGAGGCGTACCACTGCCACCTCGGGTTCACGGTGGACGGTGAGCCCCGGGTCCTGCCCACCCTGCACGTCCGGCTCGGCGAGACGCTCTATCTGCACGGCTCCACCGGCAGCCGGCCACTGCTCGCCGCCCGCTCCGACGCCGGACTGCCGGTCTGCGTCGCGGTGACCCAGCTCGACGGGCTGGTCTACGGCCGCTCCCAGTTCCACCACAGCGCCAACTACCGCTCGCTGGTCGCACACGGCACCGCACACCTGGTCGCCGACGAGACGGAGAAGCGGCGCGTGCTGACCGCGCTGGTCGAGAAGGTCGGCCGGGGCCGCAGCGCCGACAGCCGGCCACCGAGCCGCCGGGAGCTGGCCGAGACCGCCCTGCTGGCCCTCCCGCTGCGGGAGGTCTCGGTGCGCACCCGCACCGGCGGCGTACGCGACGATCCCGGCGACCACGACCTGCCGCACTGGGCCGGCGTGCTCCCACTGCGTACCGTCGCCGGGCGACCCGAGCCGGACGCCGGGGTGACCGCCGCGCTCCCGGCGTACCTGCGCCCGGACCGCTCGCGCTGGCACACCCCGGCACCGATGGCCGGCGCGCACGTCCGGCTCGTCCCGCTGGCCGAGTCGCACGTCGACGCCCTCTTCGCGGCGACCCGCGACCCGGAGGTCTGGACCCACCTGAGCGCCGCCCAGCCGCACGACCCGGCCGGGATGGCCGAGATCGTCCGGACCGCCCTGGACGCGCACTGGCGGGCCGAGCGGGTGCCGTGGGCGCAGCTCGACGCGACCACCGGCGAGGTGGTCGGGACCACCTCCTACTACGAGATCGACCCCGGGCACCGGTCGGTGGCGATCGGACACACCTGGCTGGGTCGGCGCTGGTGGCGTACCGGGCTGAACACCGAGGCGAAGCTGCTGCTGCTGGGCCGGGCCTTCGACGAGCTCGGCGCGGAGCGGGTGGTCTGGCACACCGACATCTGCAACGAGCGGTCACAGCGCGCGATCGAGCGGCTCGGCGCCACCCGGGAGGCGGTGCTCCGGCGGCACCGGATCCGGCCGGACGGCTCGTGGCGGGACACGGTGCAGTACGCGATGCTCGCCGACGAGTGGCCGAAAGCACAGGTCAGGCTCCGGGAAAGGCTTCAGCGGGCCGCCCCGGCGGGGCGATGATGACCGGCGTGCTGGGGATCACCGACATCTGGACCTACGTGCTGGGCACGGTCGCCATCATCCTGCTGCCCGGACCGAACTCGCTCTACGTGCTCACCACCGCCGCCAAGACCGGGGTACGCGCCGGCTACCGGGCCGCCGCCGGGGTCTTCCTCGGCGACGCGGTGCTGATGGTCCTCTCCGCCGCCGGGGTGGCCTCGCTGCTCAAGGCGTACCCGCCGATCTTCATGGTGATCAAATATGGCGGCGCGGCCTATCTGGGTTACGTCGGGCTGATGATGCTGCGCGGCGCGTGGCGGCGCTGGCGTACCCGGAACGACCCGGCGGTGGCGCCGCTGGTCGACACCCGGCCGGCGGCGGCCGACCGGCCGTTCCGGCGGGCGGCGGTGATCAGCCTGCTGAACCCGAAGGCGATCCTCTTCTTCATCTCCTTCTTCATCCAGTTCGTCGACCCGGCCTACCCCTACCCGGCGCTGTCGTTCCTGCTGCTCGGTGCGATCGCCCAGGTCACCAGCGCGCTCTACCTGACCATGCTGATCTTCACCGGTACCTTCCTCGCGGCACAGTTCCGCCGCCGCCGTCGGCTGGCCGCCGGGGTGACCACCGGGATCGGGGCGCTCTTCCTCGGCTTCGGCATCAAGCTGGCGACCGCCAGCGCCGGCTGAGTCCCCGGCTCGACGGCCCGGCCCCGACCCGCCCGGCCCCTCAGGTTCCGCCGCCGCCACCGCCGGCACCTCCGCCCGAACCGCCGCCGATCCCGCCCTCGCCACCGCCGATCGGCCGCAACCCCCGGTCCGGATCGTGGCCGGCGGCCGGCGCGGCACCCCGGGGCTCCTCCCCCGCCGGCTCGCTGTCCGGGGTGTCGGTGCCGGACGGGCCGGGGTGCGACCGGTCGGGGTCGGTCGGGCGGGGCGCCGGCGGCGGACCGGGTGCCGTACGCACCTGGTAGCCGGCGGCGGTCGCCGAGTGCCGCTGTACGGCGTACCGGAGCCAACTGTCCACCACCGTGATCCAGTCGAGTTCCGCCGCACCCTGGTGCGCCACCCGGAACCGGCTGAAGCTGAGGTGCCCGGCACCGGCCAGCGCCACCCGGCGGTCCAGGGCGAAGAGCACCTCCACCCGGTACTGGTCGGTGAAGAACGAGACCTCCAGCTCGCTGAACGGGCCGCCGTAGAGCGGTGCCGCCCAGTACGCGATCTTCTGGTGGAACGGCAGCCGCTGGTCGATCCCCGGCAGCCGCTCGGCGAGCAGCCCCACCTGGCGCAGTGCGAAGCCCAGCTCGGCCAGGGCGGAGAGCACGCCGGCCTGGGCGGGGAGCGGGTGCACGTACACCGGACGCAGGTCGCCCCGGTCGAGCAGCGCGCTGACCGCGACCTCGGCCCGCAGCCCCATCCGCAGGTTGAGCAGGCAGTGCCCGCCGACCACCGTCACCGGGGTCTCCCAGGGCACCGGCACGGCGAAGTCGAGGACCCGGCGCTCCCCCTCGGCCAGCACGAACGCCCCGGCGGCGGCCACCCGGTGGAACTCCACCGGCTGGTACTCCAGCTCCCCGCCGGCCGGCTCCACCCGGGTGACCAGGCCGAGCGTCACGCCGTCGACCGTCACCGGCGACCGGCCGGCGGTGAGGATGACCCGGCCGGGCAGCGACAGGCCCGGCCGGGTACTCGGATTGGCCAGCGTGGTCCGCACGGTCAGACCCGAACCCGGCAGGAGTCCCCCGAAGCCCACCGTCGCCCCCTCCCGTGCCCGCCCCGGCCGGGCCCCCACCCGGCCGCTCCGCCACGCCCGCCCCGCAATTGGCTCGGGGCGGGCACGGCGGACGTTCAGCGCAGCCGGCGGCCCC from Plantactinospora sp. BC1 carries:
- a CDS encoding bifunctional sugar phosphate isomerase/epimerase/4-hydroxyphenylpyruvate dioxygenase family protein, which codes for MTSSRSSAPTPPAGTGPGRTLRRAVATVCLSGTLEDKIAAAAAAGFDGIELFENDLVVSAWSPAEVRARCADLGLTIELYQPFRDFEAVPADLLRANLTRAEHKFDVMTDLGADTLLVCSSVAPAAVDDDGLAAEQLRLLADRAAARGIRIAYEALAWGRHVSTWDHAWRIVDRADHPALGLCLDSFHVLSREVDPAGIAGITPGKIFFLQLADAPQLRMDVLQWSRHHRLFPGQGAFDLAGFVRLVLSAGYAGPLSLEVFNDVFRQSDPARTAVDAMRSLVYLEDGLHPTGRSNRQPRRLPVAPGLTGHAFTEFAVDGRSGPLLQDVLRGLGFTHTGQHRSKPVQLWEQGGCRVVLNSAVTRPQASGTAAISAFALTTTDPHRGVDRAAALHAPVLPRRRGPAEAELAAIAAPDGTSVFLAEPDDGWRADFLPTGNEVAEGVGLVATDHLGLTQPFDHFDEAGLFYRSVLGLARLGTEEYAAPFGLMRSRGFTDPGRAVRLALTVAVLRRGDWAPSVADPQHVAFGTDDIFGTAAALDRLGAATLRISDNYYADLVARFGLDEETAQRLRRYGILYDRDPHGGELLHLYTPVYGGRIFFEVLQRRAGYDGFGDANAPVRMAAHRHQRLAEV
- a CDS encoding TetR/AcrR family transcriptional regulator, giving the protein MTDIRRDEAMTLRAAPAAEAGPDRGATPAAERRRDAERTRTDIIDVATDEFANRGYSGARVDEIAARTRTTKRMIYYYFGGKEQLYLAVLERAYGEIRAAERSVDVDHLEPVAAIRRLAEVTFDHHEAHPAFIKLVGVENAQQAEHMTHVARLVDLNSSAVDLLRGVLERGQRAGTFRSDVDALDVHMMISAFCFFRVANRHTFAALFDRDLLAATSRQHYRTMLAEMVTGYLRRR
- a CDS encoding shikimate dehydrogenase; the encoded protein is MRTCRYGLVGAGIDASLSPALHETEGRHHGLDLSYSLLDVDRPETPAELRRLLDDAEAAGFAGLNITHPFKQQVIELLDRLAPPADDIGAVNTVVFRDGRRIGYNTDAYGFTESFRLGLPGAATGRVVQLGAGGAGAACAYAQLAAGVGQLTVVDPDPDRRGLLAETLSMRFDTERIAVADPAELPAAVGAADGLVNTSPVGMRTHPGVPLPVELLHPGLWVLDVIYMPVQTELLAAARAAGLRAVGGTGMCVFQAAAAFQLFTGRTPDTGRMLRHLDRLLAGRARHAA
- a CDS encoding Nramp family divalent metal transporter, which produces MSRQATTPDSAVPPDDPVTRELPEPMPLRRMVGPGVVAVGIGMAAGELILWPYLTALGGLGLLWLAIATLAVQFVINMEIERYTLASGQTVVAGFSRWWKGWGILICLAGAFQYVWPGWATSGSAVFTYLVGGGDAVWITVGVLVAIGVLLSVSKVVYRTVERVEMVKVALTLFFLAVVVVFVISLSTWGEGAKETVVGFGQIPAGITFTMLLSAIGAAGAGGVHNLVLSNWIRDKRYGMGAHVPRLISPITGQEEAAGSDRYAFPQDEGSLARWATWWKRANIEHFFTFALVCFVTITIMCLLAYQTLFGREDLTNDPSFLRIEGDVLASEVGAWLKPLFFAIAVVSLWAAAMGLLDVIGRVASDFLRRNYLTASTRWTEARLYLAVVWAEIVLGSIILLAGFSQPLGLLIISTCAASVVTLLYSILLVRLNIRDLPTAIRLRGWRLGGMLAAIGFYGFFAVAMVVTQLQRL
- a CDS encoding UdgX family uracil-DNA binding protein (This protein belongs to the uracil DNA glycosylase superfamily, members of which act in excision repair of DNA. However, it belongs more specifically to UdgX branch, whose founding member was found to bind uracil in DNA (where it does not belong), without cleaving it, appears to promote DNA repair by a pathway involving RecA, rather than base excision.), with protein sequence MPETETAPGAQEFIPPDAGSLAELRDAAGGCRGCELYRDATQTVFGRGDEQARVVFVGEQPGDMEDQKGLPFVGPAGHLLRRAVDEAGIDPAQLYITNAVKHFRFEMRGKRRLHKTPDRVHIVACRPWLVAEFARLHPEVVVVLGATAAKALLGPSFRVTQSRGVLLPWPESAQRPQDFAKVPVGPTGERETVAPTRLVATIHPSAVLRADDRDAAYAGLVDDLKVVAGALG
- a CDS encoding aminotransferase class I/II-fold pyridoxal phosphate-dependent enzyme, which codes for MTAHYQVAGTTAAAISASVETGVRTGELPAGAALPAVRALAQRLGVSPATVAKAYQGLRQRGVVETAGRNGTRIRPKPPVGGRRAALRLPAPPGALDLSVGEPDPGLLPPIGPHLAALAETTAAAVNYRDGGVLPELVDAARRRLVADGVPAEAVTVTGGASDGIERLLVGNLSAGDAVAIEDPGWANTIDLVATLGMRAVPMPVDEAGPTPAGLRAALAAGARAVLVTSRAQNPTGAAVSAQRAAELRTVLADHPDVLLIEDDHAAELAVEPLHTLAGATRNWAFVRSASKPYGPDLRLAVLAGDEVTVARVAGRLRVCSGWVSTLLQRLTLALWRDPAVAERIAVARDSYAGRVAALHAALAERGLSGYGRTGINVWLPVPDETRAVAVLRDAGYVVAPGSLFRLASGPGIRITVSPLAEADIAPLADALARAAAPATPATLSA
- a CDS encoding bifunctional pyridoxamine 5'-phosphate oxidase family protein/GNAT family N-acetyltransferase, which produces MADQTHPNGAAETYRQTPRSTASRDRSRMDYRRDSAHELLDEAYHCHLGFTVDGEPRVLPTLHVRLGETLYLHGSTGSRPLLAARSDAGLPVCVAVTQLDGLVYGRSQFHHSANYRSLVAHGTAHLVADETEKRRVLTALVEKVGRGRSADSRPPSRRELAETALLALPLREVSVRTRTGGVRDDPGDHDLPHWAGVLPLRTVAGRPEPDAGVTAALPAYLRPDRSRWHTPAPMAGAHVRLVPLAESHVDALFAATRDPEVWTHLSAAQPHDPAGMAEIVRTALDAHWRAERVPWAQLDATTGEVVGTTSYYEIDPGHRSVAIGHTWLGRRWWRTGLNTEAKLLLLGRAFDELGAERVVWHTDICNERSQRAIERLGATREAVLRRHRIRPDGSWRDTVQYAMLADEWPKAQVRLRERLQRAAPAGR
- the leuE gene encoding leucine efflux protein LeuE; this translates as MMTGVLGITDIWTYVLGTVAIILLPGPNSLYVLTTAAKTGVRAGYRAAAGVFLGDAVLMVLSAAGVASLLKAYPPIFMVIKYGGAAYLGYVGLMMLRGAWRRWRTRNDPAVAPLVDTRPAAADRPFRRAAVISLLNPKAILFFISFFIQFVDPAYPYPALSFLLLGAIAQVTSALYLTMLIFTGTFLAAQFRRRRRLAAGVTTGIGALFLGFGIKLATASAG
- a CDS encoding sporulation protein produces the protein MGFGGLLPGSGLTVRTTLANPSTRPGLSLPGRVILTAGRSPVTVDGVTLGLVTRVEPAGGELEYQPVEFHRVAAAGAFVLAEGERRVLDFAVPVPWETPVTVVGGHCLLNLRMGLRAEVAVSALLDRGDLRPVYVHPLPAQAGVLSALAELGFALRQVGLLAERLPGIDQRLPFHQKIAYWAAPLYGGPFSELEVSFFTDQYRVEVLFALDRRVALAGAGHLSFSRFRVAHQGAAELDWITVVDSWLRYAVQRHSATAAGYQVRTAPGPPPAPRPTDPDRSHPGPSGTDTPDSEPAGEEPRGAAPAAGHDPDRGLRPIGGGEGGIGGGSGGGAGGGGGGT